Proteins found in one Terribacillus sp. DMT04 genomic segment:
- a CDS encoding sn-glycerol-1-phosphate dehydrogenase, whose protein sequence is MQLSADLLALAEEYGVNSDTFPRLEVEAGALTSVATFLKEKNWSQAVLLVDAQTKAAAGEQLAVHLQDSGVQVQIIEMIANHHEQVNADEASLVQVLVETPMDTDVLLAVGAGTIHDITRFCSQKLSIPFVSVPTAASVDGFTSKGAPLILRGVKQTIQTAAPVAVFADLNILSAAPRALTAAGFGDILGKFTSLLDWEISAFVGNEPYNALAAKMTRQSLDNCVEHVEEIAKADEAGIKILMEALIESGLVMQVLDFSRPASGAEHHLSHYWEMHLLEADKRQLLHGSKVGVACAIITELYKNWIEQFDPLEAEGDYAPLLQKYWQDVRLKIAALPTPEALQYYLYQVGAPATAEEIGIQESLVQDSLNEAYHLRDRCTGLLLINQFKSEHISYPLQDRIGSR, encoded by the coding sequence ATGCAGCTTTCAGCAGATTTGCTCGCATTGGCTGAAGAATATGGAGTCAACTCCGATACTTTTCCGCGTTTGGAAGTGGAAGCAGGAGCACTCACTTCTGTCGCAACCTTTTTAAAAGAAAAAAACTGGTCGCAGGCCGTTCTTCTTGTGGATGCTCAAACGAAAGCTGCAGCAGGTGAGCAGCTCGCGGTGCATTTACAAGACAGCGGCGTTCAAGTCCAGATAATTGAAATGATTGCCAATCACCATGAGCAAGTGAACGCAGATGAAGCCTCGCTCGTGCAAGTGCTGGTTGAAACACCAATGGATACAGATGTGCTGCTAGCTGTAGGGGCAGGGACGATTCACGATATTACTCGTTTTTGCAGCCAAAAGCTTTCCATTCCATTTGTGAGTGTCCCGACTGCGGCATCTGTTGATGGTTTTACCTCCAAAGGCGCGCCATTAATCTTACGCGGCGTGAAGCAGACAATTCAAACGGCAGCACCAGTCGCCGTTTTTGCTGATCTCAATATTTTATCTGCTGCACCACGTGCCCTGACAGCAGCGGGTTTTGGCGATATTTTAGGAAAGTTCACATCGCTGCTAGATTGGGAGATTTCTGCTTTCGTTGGAAACGAACCGTATAATGCACTAGCAGCCAAGATGACAAGGCAATCACTTGATAACTGTGTGGAACATGTTGAGGAAATCGCCAAAGCAGATGAAGCTGGCATCAAAATCTTGATGGAGGCACTGATTGAATCAGGTCTTGTCATGCAAGTACTGGACTTTTCCCGCCCCGCTTCTGGAGCAGAGCACCATTTGTCTCACTACTGGGAGATGCATTTGCTGGAAGCTGACAAACGGCAGCTGCTGCACGGATCCAAAGTTGGTGTCGCGTGTGCAATTATCACCGAACTTTATAAAAACTGGATTGAACAGTTTGACCCGCTGGAAGCAGAAGGTGATTATGCTCCTTTACTGCAGAAGTACTGGCAGGATGTCCGGCTGAAAATCGCCGCATTGCCTACACCAGAAGCATTGCAATATTACTTATATCAGGTCGGTGCTCCTGCGACGGCAGAAGAGATTGGCATCCAAGAATCACTTGTCCAGGATAGTTTGAATGAAGCGTATCATCTGCGTGATCGCTGTACAGGATTGCTGCTCATAAATCAATTTAAAAGCGAACACATCAGCTATCCGCTGCAGGACCGAATCGGCAGCCGATGA
- a CDS encoding DUF6171 family protein encodes MEPILADEATVSARLAICNRCPSLTAEDTCARCGCFVQFRASLPYKRCPDPDGDRWQQV; translated from the coding sequence ATGGAACCAATCTTGGCAGATGAAGCTACAGTGTCGGCGCGTTTAGCAATCTGCAATAGGTGTCCATCTTTGACTGCAGAAGATACTTGCGCTCGCTGCGGCTGTTTTGTTCAGTTTCGGGCTTCCCTTCCGTATAAGCGCTGTCCTGATCCTGACGGAGACCGATGGCAGCAGGTATAA
- a CDS encoding HAD-IIA family hydrolase — protein sequence MTYYQELDAILFDLDGTVWKDFKLIDGAAETIHTLQDAGKRVIGLSNRGTHSRTQIAAYFQEQGIHWEKEDIIMSSYLAADYLQTHYPKLPVWVLGEEGLREELQEAGLTLAAKPEDADWLVISLHIGVTYHDLNQAFRAVIHGARILATNQDPVFPGKDGLQLDVGGLIGAIEASTGKKTDIIVGKPSHFMYQKVMQQAGSEPEKTMIVGDSLSSDIAMGAMFGLKTALVLTGNTTKEQAAISSIKPDIILPSIKELHSLKKLEEIR from the coding sequence ATGACGTATTATCAGGAGCTGGATGCTATTTTATTTGATTTGGACGGTACCGTATGGAAGGATTTCAAGCTAATTGACGGAGCTGCAGAGACGATACACACCTTGCAGGATGCTGGTAAGCGCGTGATTGGATTGAGTAATCGAGGTACACATTCTAGAACGCAGATTGCTGCTTATTTTCAAGAACAGGGTATTCACTGGGAGAAGGAAGACATTATTATGTCCTCGTATCTTGCGGCTGATTACTTGCAGACACATTATCCGAAGCTGCCAGTTTGGGTGCTTGGCGAAGAGGGGCTTCGAGAGGAATTGCAGGAAGCGGGTTTGACACTTGCTGCAAAGCCTGAAGATGCCGATTGGCTGGTTATTTCTTTGCATATTGGGGTTACGTATCATGATTTGAATCAAGCGTTCCGCGCTGTTATTCATGGAGCGAGAATACTTGCAACAAACCAAGATCCTGTTTTTCCAGGAAAGGACGGTCTGCAGCTCGACGTCGGCGGTTTAATCGGTGCCATTGAAGCATCAACAGGGAAGAAAACCGATATTATCGTCGGTAAACCATCACACTTTATGTATCAGAAAGTCATGCAGCAAGCAGGCAGCGAGCCCGAAAAAACAATGATTGTCGGCGACAGCTTGTCATCAGATATAGCTATGGGTGCTATGTTTGGGTTGAAAACAGCATTAGTGCTGACCGGCAATACAACAAAGGAGCAGGCAGCTATTTCGAGCATCAAGCCCGATATCATTCTGCCTTCCATTAAAGAACTTCATTCGCTTAAGAAGTTGGAGGAGATAAGATGA
- a CDS encoding family 43 glycosylhydrolase, with product MKIVSVDPIEVRVKQGETIELPTAVDVKIEEGVQAAYRVSWPELPDTSKTGAYDIQGEMVVEDYPEPLIAQRADPYILKADDGFYYFTGSYPKYDRIVLRRAKTIEGLREAEEHTVWRAHESGILSEHIWAPELHHINGKWYIHVAAGDKDDVWAIRPYVFECSGDPLQDEWAVKGAINTEFQSFSLDATTFNHFDKQYLVWAQKTENDTISNLYIAEMENPWTIKGEQVLLTKPEYDWERAGFDVNEGPAFLRRYGKVFLTFSASATDDRYVMGLLYADENADLLDPASWTKVPEPVLTSSVDTGLYGPGHNSFTVTEDGFDLLVYHARPYKEIEGNPLYDPNRHARVQRFFWKDEMPYFGEPGYKTDIAVVPKAKIIVE from the coding sequence ATGAAAATCGTCAGTGTTGATCCAATTGAAGTACGTGTTAAACAAGGAGAAACGATCGAATTGCCGACAGCAGTTGATGTTAAAATTGAAGAAGGCGTACAAGCTGCTTATCGTGTCAGCTGGCCGGAGTTACCTGACACGAGTAAGACTGGAGCGTATGATATACAAGGGGAAATGGTAGTAGAAGATTATCCGGAGCCTCTCATTGCCCAGCGAGCTGACCCTTATATTTTGAAAGCAGATGACGGATTCTACTACTTTACTGGTTCTTACCCGAAGTATGACCGAATCGTTCTGCGCCGTGCCAAGACAATAGAAGGATTGCGAGAAGCTGAAGAGCATACAGTATGGCGTGCGCACGAATCTGGTATTCTGTCAGAACATATTTGGGCTCCTGAGCTGCATCATATTAACGGTAAATGGTACATACATGTTGCAGCAGGAGACAAGGATGATGTGTGGGCCATCCGCCCGTATGTATTTGAATGTAGTGGTGATCCGCTACAAGATGAATGGGCGGTAAAGGGAGCCATCAATACTGAATTTCAGAGTTTCTCACTAGATGCAACAACGTTCAATCATTTTGACAAACAGTATCTTGTCTGGGCACAAAAAACAGAGAACGACACCATTTCCAATCTTTATATTGCTGAGATGGAGAACCCCTGGACTATCAAAGGTGAACAGGTGCTGCTTACCAAGCCAGAGTACGACTGGGAGAGGGCGGGTTTTGATGTGAATGAAGGCCCGGCGTTTCTCCGTCGTTACGGCAAAGTGTTTCTAACCTTTTCCGCAAGTGCGACGGATGACCGTTATGTTATGGGACTCCTGTATGCGGATGAAAATGCTGATTTGCTAGATCCCGCTTCTTGGACGAAAGTACCGGAGCCTGTGCTGACGAGCTCAGTTGATACTGGTCTTTACGGTCCAGGGCACAATAGCTTTACGGTGACAGAAGATGGCTTTGACCTGCTCGTCTACCATGCCCGACCTTACAAAGAGATTGAAGGCAACCCGCTTTACGATCCGAACAGGCATGCCCGTGTACAGCGTTTCTTCTGGAAAGATGAGATGCCGTATTTCGGCGAACCAGGGTATAAGACAGATATAGCAGTAGTGCCAAAAGCGAAAATTATAGTAGAGTAA
- a CDS encoding DinB family protein: protein MFPYRNDVRKILIPYLQQLTNEQWQANAYHNSISWVIEHMAQTEDYWVFQVGLKQNSRILNGQDPLTNYTHIREETDKVLHALQEEEWDRLVDVPNFSDGWRPPSEPTMQWLFHHVYSHEAYHAGQVGVIARLNGFNGPLF from the coding sequence TTGTTTCCATATCGTAATGATGTAAGAAAAATTTTAATACCTTATTTACAGCAGCTAACCAATGAACAATGGCAGGCTAATGCCTATCATAATAGTATTTCCTGGGTAATCGAACATATGGCGCAAACAGAAGATTACTGGGTTTTTCAAGTTGGACTGAAACAAAATAGCAGGATATTGAACGGTCAGGATCCTTTAACCAACTATACACATATTAGAGAAGAAACAGACAAGGTTTTACATGCTTTGCAAGAGGAAGAGTGGGACCGATTAGTTGATGTACCTAATTTTTCGGATGGCTGGCGGCCGCCGTCTGAGCCGACAATGCAGTGGCTATTCCACCATGTTTATTCACATGAAGCGTATCATGCGGGGCAAGTTGGTGTGATTGCCAGGTTAAATGGATTTAATGGACCGTTGTTTTAA
- a CDS encoding MFS transporter yields MWNKIGLPRNLLWGYIGLAIFMLGDGVEQAWISPYLVERGMSIESASLLLTVYGIAVALSAWLSGIFVQTMGPRKAMVIGLIAFIIGSLGFIGLGVYELNLAVMLPFYALRGLGYPLFAYSFLIWINYSSPLESRGAAVGWFWFMFSLGLSVLGPFYSSLSIPVIGHVNTLWSSLIFVFIGAFLAIYANKDKVPASEIHPFTLSEFMKGITILKQKEISLGLIVKTINGLAQYGLAVFMPIYLLGFGYSTTEWLQMWSTVFTVAIFANLFFGYVGDRFGWRNTIQWVGGVGYAIVLVMIYFTPQLIGHNYLVMTIVLSLCGITMAGFVPLSALFPMLSPDNKGASMSILNLGAGLSTFLAPAIAGLFFSSLGAGGVLFIYAGFYVLSAILTPFLKTPEELQKDKPDRLTTDNVNIK; encoded by the coding sequence ATGTGGAATAAAATAGGATTACCAAGAAATTTGTTGTGGGGATATATTGGTTTAGCTATATTTATGCTTGGAGACGGCGTTGAGCAGGCGTGGATTTCACCCTATCTAGTAGAAAGAGGGATGAGCATTGAGAGCGCTTCCCTCTTGCTCACCGTTTATGGTATAGCTGTTGCTCTTTCCGCTTGGCTATCTGGTATCTTTGTTCAAACTATGGGACCTCGTAAAGCGATGGTAATTGGGCTGATTGCTTTTATTATTGGAAGTCTTGGATTCATCGGCCTAGGTGTTTATGAATTAAATCTAGCTGTCATGCTGCCATTCTATGCTTTAAGAGGATTGGGTTACCCTCTCTTTGCATATTCCTTTTTAATTTGGATAAACTATAGCTCCCCTTTGGAAAGCAGAGGAGCGGCAGTGGGTTGGTTTTGGTTTATGTTCTCACTTGGACTAAGTGTTTTAGGTCCCTTCTACTCATCGTTGTCTATTCCTGTAATCGGACATGTCAACACCTTATGGTCATCCTTAATTTTCGTATTCATTGGGGCTTTCTTGGCTATATACGCTAATAAAGACAAAGTACCTGCCAGTGAAATACACCCATTTACACTCTCGGAATTTATGAAAGGGATTACAATACTTAAACAAAAGGAAATTTCTTTAGGGCTTATTGTGAAGACAATTAATGGTCTGGCACAGTATGGACTTGCTGTGTTTATGCCTATCTATTTATTAGGATTTGGTTACTCTACCACAGAGTGGCTGCAAATGTGGTCTACCGTCTTTACCGTTGCAATATTTGCCAACTTATTCTTTGGTTATGTGGGAGACAGATTTGGCTGGAGAAATACCATTCAATGGGTTGGTGGGGTTGGTTATGCCATTGTACTGGTAATGATATACTTCACTCCGCAGCTAATTGGCCATAACTATCTTGTTATGACGATTGTCTTAAGCCTGTGTGGGATTACGATGGCAGGATTTGTACCACTATCAGCATTATTCCCTATGCTATCCCCTGACAACAAAGGGGCATCTATGTCTATTCTAAATCTTGGAGCAGGTTTAAGTACTTTTTTAGCACCCGCTATAGCTGGTTTATTCTTCAGTTCATTAGGTGCTGGTGGTGTATTGTTTATTTACGCTGGTTTCTATGTCCTGAGTGCAATCTTAACACCATTCCTCAAAACACCTGAAGAACTACAAAAAGACAAGCCAGACAGGCTAACAACAGATAACGTAAATATTAAATAA
- a CDS encoding sugar phosphate isomerase/epimerase, whose product MKFSTRLNSFKTQPENFFGSVDPKSLTVFDYISRMVTVDGLTHVELNYPEHFENTTVEEVKSFLTEKQIQVSGIALRFKNHYTFGEYANPDSQIRKKAIQETMEAIEVCNELGGEVTTIWLANDGFDYAFQMDYEKAYDKIVDALKHITSRYPDNKISFEYKPYQPRAFSLIGNISTTLMLLDDVGAPNMGVTLDFCHMLMTKENPAYSLALAARKNRLMGFHLNDGHKDNDDGLMLGSVHFMQTLEFIYYAKRYNYDGLIYFDTFPLREDPVAECEQNIKIYKALDSFLERFGLEKVEEIIRNENALEAQKLLYAFTQQQTLTNI is encoded by the coding sequence ATGAAATTCTCTACTCGCCTTAATTCTTTTAAAACACAGCCAGAAAACTTCTTTGGAAGTGTGGATCCAAAATCACTAACAGTATTTGACTACATTTCAAGGATGGTAACAGTGGATGGCCTAACTCACGTCGAACTAAACTACCCTGAACATTTTGAGAATACTACTGTTGAAGAAGTGAAAAGCTTTTTAACAGAAAAACAAATCCAAGTAAGCGGAATAGCACTGCGTTTCAAAAATCACTATACATTTGGGGAATACGCAAACCCAGATTCACAGATTCGAAAGAAAGCTATCCAGGAAACAATGGAAGCTATCGAAGTTTGCAACGAACTTGGCGGCGAAGTCACGACAATATGGCTAGCGAATGACGGCTTCGATTATGCTTTCCAAATGGATTACGAGAAAGCATACGATAAAATTGTTGACGCCCTAAAACACATAACTTCTAGATATCCAGATAATAAAATTAGTTTTGAATATAAACCTTATCAGCCAAGAGCATTCTCTTTAATTGGAAATATTTCAACTACTCTCATGTTACTAGACGATGTCGGAGCTCCAAATATGGGTGTTACTCTTGATTTCTGCCATATGCTAATGACTAAGGAAAACCCAGCCTACTCTTTGGCTCTCGCAGCTCGAAAGAACAGACTGATGGGCTTCCATTTAAATGACGGACATAAGGACAATGATGATGGTTTAATGCTAGGTTCTGTGCATTTTATGCAAACGCTAGAATTTATTTACTATGCAAAACGCTATAACTATGATGGTCTTATATACTTTGATACTTTTCCACTTCGTGAGGATCCAGTGGCAGAATGTGAACAAAATATTAAAATATACAAAGCCTTGGACTCGTTTCTTGAACGTTTCGGTTTAGAAAAGGTGGAAGAAATCATTCGGAATGAAAATGCATTGGAAGCTCAAAAACTTTTATACGCTTTTACACAGCAGCAGACACTTACTAATATTTAA
- a CDS encoding SIS domain-containing protein, with product MHADKLKGKEIILYARSLSPSLSKKEKRIANFISNQYQELTNMTISNLAKHLQVSESSITKVCKKLRCEGFYELKHAITEYVANGEESISDELHEDFIHTDDNDNILEKVFLYSMIALQDTLAVINRSALSKAIAALQSLKGESKLILVGNGGSGILCEDFQHKLLKIGIFSVLYRDSHMQLMGASLAKQGDVVVGVSHSGTSTDVINIFKAAQENGAMTICVTNHVMSPVTEFSDVVLHSSARNSPITGENAAARIAQLNILDVLFTALSLHRQNLSYKNLLKTQESVSSHRT from the coding sequence ATGCATGCAGATAAATTGAAGGGAAAAGAAATAATTCTCTACGCTCGCAGTCTCTCGCCATCGTTAAGTAAAAAAGAGAAGCGTATTGCAAATTTTATAAGTAATCAGTATCAGGAACTAACTAATATGACAATTAGTAATTTGGCTAAACACTTACAAGTGAGCGAGTCTAGCATTACAAAGGTATGCAAAAAGCTACGCTGTGAGGGTTTCTACGAATTAAAGCATGCAATTACTGAATATGTAGCTAATGGTGAAGAGAGTATCAGTGATGAATTACATGAAGACTTCATCCATACAGATGATAACGATAATATTCTTGAGAAAGTATTTCTGTACTCTATGATTGCTCTACAAGATACATTAGCAGTGATTAATCGGAGTGCGCTAAGTAAAGCTATTGCTGCACTTCAGTCACTGAAAGGTGAAAGTAAACTTATTTTGGTTGGGAATGGCGGATCCGGTATTTTATGTGAAGATTTTCAGCATAAATTACTGAAAATTGGCATCTTTTCCGTTCTATATAGGGATTCGCACATGCAGTTGATGGGAGCGTCTTTGGCCAAGCAAGGAGATGTTGTCGTTGGCGTATCTCATTCAGGTACTTCGACGGATGTAATTAATATTTTTAAAGCAGCACAAGAAAATGGTGCGATGACAATTTGTGTCACGAACCATGTGATGAGTCCAGTAACGGAATTCTCTGATGTTGTTCTTCATTCTTCTGCGCGTAATTCTCCTATTACGGGAGAAAATGCCGCTGCTAGAATTGCACAGTTGAATATCTTAGATGTTCTGTTTACAGCACTAAGTTTACATCGACAAAATCTCTCCTACAAAAACTTATTGAAAACACAAGAATCTGTAAGTTCACATAGAACCTGA
- a CDS encoding ribokinase encodes MTKQVAVIGSLNYDIIVKQQRMPYKGETFIADTLVQGPGGKGANQAAQCAKLGMPTIMVGKVGQDRFGDALVGSLTAIGVDTSYVKRTGSTGLGIVHVMPDGDYYSSIIKGANELITIQDIDEIVGDLMNAAFIILQQEIPQQVTEYIIKRFKDSETQIVLNNAPACHIPSDVLRGVNLLVVNESEAAFMTGKSITTIEEASSAGKKLQEITGDTVIITLGKEGSIAVNNEKNEYFAAKKVKAVDATGAGDSFIGALVYSLSKGQSLDECMKFATEVSAKTVMKEGGQESFPTEKELRKGLVR; translated from the coding sequence ATGACAAAACAAGTAGCTGTAATTGGTAGTTTAAACTATGACATTATTGTTAAACAGCAGCGTATGCCGTATAAAGGAGAAACCTTCATTGCAGATACGCTGGTACAAGGTCCGGGAGGAAAGGGAGCAAATCAAGCTGCCCAGTGCGCTAAATTAGGTATGCCCACCATAATGGTTGGGAAGGTGGGACAAGATAGATTCGGTGATGCACTGGTTGGTTCGCTTACTGCCATTGGGGTAGATACATCATATGTCAAGAGAACCGGATCAACTGGGCTTGGGATAGTTCATGTCATGCCGGACGGAGACTATTATAGCTCGATTATTAAAGGCGCGAATGAGTTGATAACAATACAAGATATTGATGAAATTGTTGGAGATTTAATGAATGCAGCTTTTATTATCTTACAACAAGAAATTCCGCAGCAGGTAACAGAATATATAATTAAACGCTTTAAAGATTCGGAGACTCAGATAGTTTTGAATAATGCACCTGCTTGCCATATACCGTCTGATGTTTTACGCGGCGTTAACCTACTGGTTGTAAACGAATCGGAGGCTGCTTTTATGACAGGTAAATCTATCACTACAATAGAAGAAGCCTCAAGTGCAGGAAAAAAATTGCAGGAAATTACAGGAGATACAGTAATTATCACCTTAGGAAAAGAAGGATCCATAGCTGTTAATAATGAGAAGAATGAATATTTTGCGGCAAAAAAAGTAAAGGCTGTAGACGCAACAGGAGCAGGAGATTCCTTTATTGGAGCACTGGTATATAGCTTGTCCAAAGGCCAATCGCTAGATGAGTGTATGAAATTCGCTACAGAAGTTAGTGCAAAAACAGTGATGAAAGAAGGAGGACAAGAATCATTTCCAACAGAGAAAGAATTAAGAAAAGGGTTAGTTAGATAA
- a CDS encoding serine hydrolase, which produces MESKLTHYADNYFEQEKIPGAAIAIVEQGEVMYEHVWGIAGEDKQRVTNQTPFALGSISKSFTGLAIAQLISEEKLSLDYYISDYLPWLQLNGAEDHITIRHLLTHTSGISSYDGLKVADQGIAEQIKLKQIVQRLSTISLTNNPGSEHQYSAANYLILGAILEEVTDKTFAEYMKHTIFSPLHMTHTAADKDSANRTGYRVGYQSWFGFPVQSTVPYDNSGAAYSSITSSAEDMTKFIQLFSGKSSPILNKYTEKLYKKESEVYYGYGLRHTKLDSGKDIIWHSGSTPDAHAEFFYLPEEDWGAVILTNKNHILEETSLPLLKEGIIDIMHGIEPERIPSYFPSTQLILCFIMAAILLWSIFLIIRRKVYQKKKPVLIGGFLSLICSSLLIPILIYSSQSPWHSISAFAPDLAFLIITIVGLLCLHGIICIVTYFNQPARKHKELGT; this is translated from the coding sequence ATGGAGTCAAAGTTAACGCACTACGCAGATAATTATTTTGAACAAGAGAAGATACCAGGAGCAGCTATAGCTATCGTAGAACAAGGGGAAGTAATGTATGAGCATGTCTGGGGCATTGCCGGAGAAGATAAGCAGCGTGTCACTAACCAAACTCCCTTTGCTCTAGGTTCCATTAGCAAATCTTTCACAGGACTGGCAATTGCACAACTAATCAGTGAGGAGAAGCTCTCTTTAGATTACTACATAAGTGATTATTTGCCATGGCTGCAGCTCAACGGAGCTGAGGATCATATAACCATACGCCATCTGCTGACGCATACAAGCGGCATTAGCAGTTATGACGGGCTAAAAGTTGCTGATCAGGGGATTGCCGAACAGATAAAATTAAAACAAATCGTTCAAAGACTTTCTACTATATCGCTGACAAATAATCCGGGTTCCGAGCATCAATATAGTGCTGCGAATTATTTAATTTTGGGCGCTATCTTAGAAGAAGTAACCGATAAAACATTTGCGGAGTATATGAAGCACACAATCTTCTCACCGCTACATATGACACACACTGCAGCCGATAAAGATTCAGCCAATCGCACTGGGTATCGCGTTGGTTATCAATCATGGTTCGGTTTTCCAGTACAAAGCACAGTCCCATATGACAACAGTGGCGCTGCCTATAGCAGTATCACCTCCAGCGCAGAGGATATGACAAAATTTATCCAACTATTCTCTGGCAAGAGTTCTCCTATCTTGAACAAATACACTGAAAAACTATATAAGAAAGAATCAGAAGTGTATTATGGCTATGGACTCCGCCACACCAAGCTTGATTCAGGAAAAGATATAATCTGGCATTCCGGCTCGACTCCTGATGCACACGCAGAATTTTTCTACCTCCCCGAAGAAGATTGGGGAGCAGTAATTCTAACTAACAAAAATCATATTCTTGAAGAAACTTCTCTCCCTCTTTTAAAAGAAGGGATTATTGACATCATGCATGGAATCGAGCCTGAAAGGATCCCCAGTTACTTTCCGTCCACTCAATTAATTTTGTGCTTTATTATGGCAGCAATCCTGCTCTGGTCAATATTCTTAATAATAAGAAGAAAGGTGTATCAGAAGAAAAAGCCGGTACTTATAGGTGGTTTCCTATCCTTAATCTGTAGTTCATTGCTTATACCCATCCTTATCTATAGCTCGCAATCGCCTTGGCATTCTATATCTGCATTCGCTCCAGACCTAGCCTTTCTTATAATCACGATCGTTGGTCTCTTATGCCTGCACGGAATAATATGCATTGTTACTTATTTTAATCAACCGGCTAGAAAACACAAAGAGCTCGGAACATAA